From one Trifolium pratense cultivar HEN17-A07 linkage group LG1, ARS_RC_1.1, whole genome shotgun sequence genomic stretch:
- the LOC123904032 gene encoding 60S acidic ribosomal protein P2-4-like: protein MKVVAAYLLAVLGGNDTPSAKTIKDILGSVGAEAEDDRIELFLSEIKGKDLAEVIASGREKLASVPSGGGVAVAAAPASGGGAAPAAAEAKKEEKVEEKEESDDDMGFSLFD from the exons ATGAAGGTTGTTGCTGCCTATTTGCTTGCCGTTCTTGGAGGCAACGACACCCCCTCCGCCAAAACCATCAAGGACATCCTTGGTTCAG TTGGAGCAGAAGCAGAAGATGATAGAATTGAATTGTTTTTGTCTGAAATTAAGGGCAAAGATTTAGCTGAGGTTATTGCATCTGGTAGGGAAAAGTTGGCATCAGTGCCTTCTGGTGGTGGTGTTGCTGTTGCCGCTGCACCTGCAAGTGGTGGTGGTGCTGCTCCTGCAGCTGCCGAGGCAAAGAAAGAGGAGAAGGTGGAGGAGAAAGAGGAATCTGATGAT